The sequence TCTGTTTCCTGCAGGTCTTGCTGCAGCAGGTCTTGATCCTCGGGATGTTCCTCCACCATGACGGAGTCGTTGGGCCTCTGCGATATTAGGAACCCCTAGCATGGCAATGATGCCGCAGCATATGATCAGTGTGGATAGTTTTTTTAGCTGACTTTTCATATCAAAGGGATTAGTGAGGTTTTGGTAAAATGGCGATCAATCTGGCTCCTGGAGGCGGTACAAATTCAAATATTGTCGGAGGTAGATCAGGATTGACCTTCCAACTACTAAATGATGCCTCGTATTGTGGAGCTTGTGATTTTTGCTTGTTCACAATTACAAACTTTACGGGCAGGTTCATGGCATCATTAGCAATCCAAATTTGGACATCTTGATTTTCATTGCTGGCAGCAATGTGAAAGCAATCTTTGCCATTTACGTACTTTGTCCCCAAATACAGCAGGGTGTCAAAATGAGTAAGCAAATCATCAGTAAAGGTCGGGTAGAAAAAATCAGCAGCTGGAAATTCCACTCCAAATTGATGGTTGATGGAATCTATCATGGAAACGATATCGTCTGGAGCATGAACAGTGGTATAATTATTTTCACTGTATGAATAATGGGTGAAGAATTCTCCATTATAAAAAAAGCCTCTGTGACCATGTTGCCCCTTTTGGTGGACCAACATTTTATCAGGCCCTTGCATAAACACTTCATTTTCCGTGTATTCCTTGGAGTAGCTGATTTCTGCTGCAGGAATGTCATTGGATGTGGAAAGGTTATAGCTACAAGATTTCATGTCTCCAATGACCGCACTCATATGATCCAGAATAAATACGGCTACCGAATCGATTTTTCTTTCCTGCGCATAACTGCTGAGCGGAAGGGTAAGGCAAATAACCAATAATAGCTTTCTCATCTTGAAATAAAGTTAAAAGGCTAATCGTTTCTTAAGAACGCAAATTTCCAGCCTTTGATATTAAACCTTAAGGTACTAACTATTTGGCCACTTGACTTACCATAAAAAAATACACCTGCCAACTTTTATATATTTTGGCATGCAGTGTCATGTAAGGGCTAAAAAAAATGCTTGATATAATCTGAAGGGCTGTACCCCGTATGTTTTTTAAAGGAAGAAATAAAGCTCTTTCGATCTATAAATCCACTTTGCTTGGCGAGCATATCCAATGTCATATCATGATATACCTTTTCTTTGATAATGTTTTGGCTAAAAAGTATACGCTTTAAGTTTAAATATTCCTCAAAATTTACGCCCTTCTTTTTTAGATAGCTTTTAATACAATTATTGGAAACGCCTATTTGAGCTGCCATATGATCAAGAGTGATGTCTTTGTTTAAATAAGGGTGATGTTTAGACACATAACGTTCAATACTTTGTTCTTCAATTGATAAGTTGGCATTCATTTTCTCTAAGCCTTTGGCTAAAAGGTTAAAATGAGCCTTGTCGGAAAAATCCTTGGATTTTATGTCCCTGATACCAAATAGCAAAAAGGGTTGGAAGAATAACGAAAGGCTTAACATAAAACCTGCAATTATCCCTATTATTTCTGGTCGCAACAATGGGGGAAGCGAAATGCCTGTTAAAGCGACCAAAAAATATGGAAAGAACAACAATGACTGGATAGTAATAAAACCTAATGTCCACCGTATCCAATGGGTATTAATATGGATAAGCCCTTTTTTGCTAATAGAGGTTAATTTTATAACAAGGTTTATTTCCAAGATCCAATAGATGATCATTTGTAAATGGACCAGTAAATACGGTAGATCAGAAGTAATGGCGTTAGAATTATGGACATAATGAATAGCCATAATTCCAATAATGGCAGGTAGGACCAGATGGATCAAAATGGACTTTCCGAATGAAGAAAAGGCCAGCGTATGAAAATATAAATAGGTTAATGGCAAAAATAGCGACATGCTGAGTAGTACCATCGTCTTATGAAAATATTGGTACCCTTGTTCCATATATGTGGCATCTAAAAACTGGAAGGTATGCCAGCTAAAAAGGACTAAAAATGACACCGCTAAAATTCTTTTAGGTGTTTTCTGTCCTGGAGTTACATTGGGATACCACCAAAGGATTGCTGCAATCATCATTGCGGTTATCGCAACTACAAATGAAAGTGTGGCATAAATCGTCAATTGATGTGGCATGGTGAACAGATAAATAAACTAATCCAACACTAGTGTTATTTAACGATGTCATGTCTGTATAAACCAGGATGAATTCGAATTCTGGTGAACGATTCAAAAAAACATCATTGACCTAAATTTAAGAATATGTGAAATTAATGTTGACTAATAAAAAGTAATTGATGCCAAGAATTATAATGTTGTGAAAATCAGTGACTATTTGTATTCTTTTATAAACTCAGAAGGCGTTTTACCTACCCATTTTTTGAAGGCGGACGTAAAGGAATTACGGTTGGAGAAGCCACAGTCATATCCAAGCGCTTCCAGGGTGATGTTTTTCCATTCACCTTTTCTGATCTTTTCCTTACAATATTCAATGCGGTATTTGTTTAAAAAATCATTGAAATTCAGGCCTTTTTCTTTATTTATAAAGGAACTGATAATGTATAAGGGCACATTAAGATCATCAGATAAATCCTTCAAATTATATCCCTGATTGAGGTATGGGGTATTGTTTTGGATGTGTTCTGAAAGTTTCGAATCAAGTTCAATCACTCTTGCCTCACTTAAAAATTTTGAAGAATAGTTTCCAGATTTTTCCATCTTAGACTTTTTCACGGGATGGACTGTCGTTTCCTTAATGGGCGTAAGGACATCGGAAAAACCATACAGAATTTCAGGTTTACAGAACAAATATCCCGCGCTAAAAATAACACATAGAGCACCACCAATTCCAGAAAAATTGGCATATGTTGACATTTGGAATGGATTATAACTATCTAAAAAATACGGGTAGAATAACAGGAACTGAAGACTACAAAAGAAGAACAGCCAATTTATGGCGTGGTTGTTTTCTTGTTTTACTTCTGCATCACCATGTTTGATAAAAGCGATAATGACCCAAACTTGCAAAAGCCAATAGATCCCAAATACCATATGGTAGATGAAGAGGTTTACCTCAGTGGGAATTGAAATCAATGCATAGGTCGACAATTCTCCCGTCCCTTCTTGCAGGATGTTTTCCTGCAAAAGACTTATTTGCTTATTCAACGGTAATATCAGATAGGGAATGGTGTTTAACAGGTATAAAAAAAATGGTATAAAATGGTAAATGTCTTTATAGGAGGGGTAAACCTTATTTAGTACCCCTCTTACATACAAATAGGCCATGGGCATAAATAAAAAACACACCACACTCCCTATACTATAAGCGAACGGAACCTTAAGGATAAATTCACTTTTGATAAGAGACACATAAACCAAACTGCTCGTCAAAATGAAAAAAGACCAACTCAGTAACTTCCGAGATTTATTGTTCTTGTTGGGGAATGCCCATAAGATAACAATGGTAATGACACCCACGGTAATGGCGAGTAAATGGTAACCACCTTATAAAGTACATGTTTCATGGCGTGTTTTGACCGCATAGCTTTGTGGAAAAAGCAAAAGTGATGAACCTACAAGAAGAAATGGCCGCCCTTGTCAAAGAGTACAAGAGCAGCGGTCTGACGCAGAAATCCTTCAGTGCGCGAAAGGGGATCGGTTATCCCAAGTTCAATTATTGGTACCGAAAGCTGGCGGGGGAACAGGTCCGGGAACCCACTGGTTTTCTACCGGTCCGTACCCAGGGCAGCAGTGTTCCTGCAGAGGCGGTGGAAGTGGTGTACCCGAACGGGGTAAAGCTGCGGGTGCCGTCCGAGGACCTATCGCTGTTGTCCAACCTGATCAGGCTGTACTGATGTTTTCGCTGGGCTCCCACCACCAATATTTCCTGTACCGCAGCCCGGTTGACATGCGCAAAGGGTTCAACGGGCTTTCCGGGATCGTCACCAATGAACTGGACCGTGACCCGGTCTCCGGGGAAGTGTTCGTCTTTGTCAACCGCCACCGCAACCTGATCAAACTCCTGCACTGGGAGAAGGGCGGTTTCGTGGTCTATTACAAACGATTGGAAAAAGGCACTTTCCTGCTCCCGGAGGACAGGGGTGACGGCGTGCTGGATTGGCCCGAACTGGTGCTGATGGTCGCGGGCATCCAGGTGGAAGGCTACCGGCAGCGTCCCCGGTATATCCCCGGTTGATTTTTTTTACTGACCCGTGTTCAGCTTTTCGGGGCTGTATGCCCTTCTGTTAGTCCTACGGACAGCTTTTTGAAGCCAGAATGGCCGAAATCATCTCCTGAGGTTTTTTTCCACAGGGGCTGTGGAAAAAAAGTCCATGGTTTTATAAGCGGGAGGTTTTATTTTCGGGCATGTCAAAGCCACTCGACCAGTTGACCAAAGCCGAACTGCTTGCCCTGCTGCAAAAGTCAGAGCAACAGGTGGCCGACCGTGAGCGGGTGATAGCCGAGAAGGAACGTATCCTGGCCGAGAAAGAAGCTTATGAGAAGCAGTTGTTGGCGATGATCGAGAAGTTCAAGCGCATGTCCTTTGCCCAGAAGCGGGAGCGCTTTTTAGGGAACAAGGACCAGATGGCCCTGCCCTTTGAACCTGACCAAGAGCAAGAACAGCAACAGCAGGAAGGGTTTTCCCGCAAGGTGGAATACATCCGCAAGAAACGTCCCGCCCATACGGGCAGACAGCCCTTGCCCGACCACCTTCCCGTGGAAGAGATCGAGATCCATCCGGAAGGGGACCTTTCCGGCATGGAGTGTATCGGCAAGGAAGTGACCGAAGAGCTGGACTATATCCCTGCCCAATATATCCGCAGAAGATACATCCGCTATAAGTATGCCCCAAAGGACAGGTACAGCAGTGCCGGGGTAAAGATCGGCCTGTTGCCGGAAAGGGCCATTCCAAAGGGCATCCCGGGTTACGGCCTGCTCACCGACATCCTTACAAGGAAATACCTGGAACATATGCCGCTGTACCGGCAGGCGCAGCGTTTCAAACGGGAAAAGATCCCCATAGCGCCCACCACACTTGAGGGATGGGTGAAACAGGGGCTGGAAAAACTCGAACCCCTGTACGACTGTCTGGTGGACGACACCAAGGCCATGGGCTATCTTATGGTGGACGAGAGTACCATCCGGGTATTGGACAGCGACAACAAGAAGGGCGCCTGCCACACGGGTTACTACTGGGTATACCATAACCCTTTGGAAAACACCGTACTCTTTGATTACCGGCCTACCCGGAGCAAGGAAGGCCCCAGTGCCATACTGGAAAACTTTCAGGGCTACCTGCAGAGTGATGGATATGGCGTGTACGAACATTATGTGGCCAATAAGCAGGTCACCCACCTGGCCTGTTGGGCACATGCAAGGAGAAAGTTTTTTGAGACCTTGGTGGAAAACAAGAAGGCCGCTTCCGAGGCCCTGGGCTTTATCGGCAAGCTTTACGATGTGGAAAGAAAGGCCAAGAAGGAAAACCTCTCTGCCGAAGACCGCAAGAAGCTCCGTTTGGACGAGGCCTTGCCGGTGATCAACAAAATGTCCGAGTGGATCAAGAAGCAGCTGCCCAAGGCCCTGCCCAAAAGTGGGCTGAGAAAAGCCCTGTTCTACTCGGCAAACAGATGGGCCGAACTGTCCAATTACCTGTATGACGGTAAACTGGAGATCGACAACAATCCCGTGGAAAGGGAAATCAGATCAATGGTGGTCGGCAGAAAAAACTACCTGTTTGCCGGCTCCCATAAAGCGGCCCAAAGGGCGGCCATGATCTATTCCTTCTTCGGCATCTGTAAATTACATGACGTCAATCCCCAACAGTGGCTCGAACATGCTCTGAGAAATATCATGACCACCAACCATAAGAACATCCGTGACCTATACCCACAAAACTTTAACCAAACAACACGCGGTTAATAGGGCGGTTACATTGTTCGTTCGTTGACATCGACCTGAAAGACTTTTGGTTGATTGCTTTCCAGTTCGTTCTGGTTGATCCAAACCACTACGCTATTGGATTTATTTAAAAGTTTCGAAATTTGGTTGTATTCGTCATGTAAGTAATCTTGTCCGATGTTCTCTACAAGTTTGAACAGTTTTTGATGTTCATTTAGACTGAAATACAACGTTGCTTTTCGGCTCTTCGTTTTATAGCCTAAGCGACTTCTGCTTGAAACATTAGCGACAATGACTTCTGAGTTGCGAATTTTTCCCTTAATCTCAGTTAAGGAATTTTTAGTTGTTATGAGGTTTTGAAAGTTAAAATAGAGTGGAACGATAATGCATGTAACTCCAAAAGGCAGTAATCTCCACCAATAGTTTAGTTTAATTGGGTCTAAGGTCTTTCCAAGTATCCAGGGCTTATGTTCCTTTTTTGTCGGCTTGGGTGGTGGCAGATAGTTTGTCTGTTCACCGCGATCCTCAAGAATCCACTTTGCAGCAAGTTTGGCATCTTCAACATAATGTTTACGCTCCAGAATGCCTTGTAATTCTTGGTTAGATTTAAATAAAAGTTTTTTTGTAAAGAGGTTTTTATTCGTCATGTAGTTTTTTGGCTGCCAAGGACGTTGTAAACTAACCTTACCGTAATTTTTAGCAGTTCAAGCTAAGAAAAAAATCCAGATCATTATGGATAGGGCCATGGAAAAGCGATCATCGCGTTTCCCCATTACCTTGCGGAGTTTATGGTACATCCTGAAGACCGGTTCGTACCGCTTCATGCCCAGCTGTCTTTGCAGTTCAGAAGCATTGAACCCCTTTTTGGTGGCTGTGATGAAGGTCATGGCCAACAACCAGGTCCGATCGGAAGGTTACTGTTTTCCATTATCGTTCCGCTTCTGATACTTGTCCTGAAGCTACAGGAAGTGCATTGAAAGGCCTTTTTGTTTGCCAACCAATAATGCCTGGTACAGTTGCATCTTTTGCAGACAATACCTGCTTGGCTCCTTTTCTGCCTTACAAACTCGATACAGGAAGATTCGTCAGGAAACCGATTGATGAAGTTGATGATATTCATGGTCAAAACCGTTTATCTTGACACAATTTATTGAGAGTAAGAACTCAATTGAAGCAATTGACACTAACTGTCACTATTAATTTATTTGGCTACTGGTGCAATTGCGGATATACATATATCGTTTTATTCAATTTCATATGTGTTCTTTAATGTGCTACAACGGTTGGGCTATGAGTAGTTGCGTGGGTTAGCACTTAACTTTGCAAGTACACACCAAGTTGAAAATCCTCAAGGAATTTTAGAAGTAGGCGAGAACGAGCAATTACTTGTAGGCATTTTTGGCAATAGTATTTATTCAGAACAGTTTTTATTCAATATATTTTCGACTGTTGGATTGTAAGCATTATGCCTTGCTCCAAATAAATCAGGGTCTGGATGTTGTTGAAAAAAACTAGTCAAAGCACAAAAGTCATGTAGTAAGTCATTTGAGTCAAATTGAAATCGTGTAGTGGTAACAATATTTTCAAGTCCCGTCAACGCTATCAGGTTGATATTATTTAACACTAAAAACCTTGAAACATTCTGTAAGCTTTCTATACCATTGAAATTTTCTAATATGTCATTATGTGAAATGAAAAAATCACCACCTACTTCTGCAAGTTGATTGAGGCCATCTAAGTTTTTTAAACTTGCATTATGCTCGATGATAATGCTTGATATTATTTTCGTTAAATTATCAAGGCCTTTTAACGATTTAAGATTTAAATTATAGGAAAGCGTAAAAAACTCAATTTCAGATAGGCCTTCAAGGCCTTCAAGTGTTCTTAACTCATCGTTGTATCTTATGAGAATACCATTGACTTTTTCTAATGTTTCTAACCCTTTAAGGTCTTCTATATCTTCGGTGTAGTTAATAACCAGGTTGCCGTTAATTTCTGTATATCCTGATTTGGCGAAAGAAATTAAATCGGCTTCTGAACGGATTTCATAATTGCCCTCATAAATAGTAGAAGGCTCGGTATTAGTAGTATCATCACTACAAGATAGCATGATTAAAGTCAATAGAATTAAGCCGATTTTTTTCATTTATTATTGATTTTTCTGTTTCTATATTCTTGCCAACGGTCTGGGGATGGTGTGTGTCCCACAGGTCATGCGCTATACCTGTTATTGAACGAATCCTGCTTAGGTAGCAAGCCGGCATGATTGTCCGGAACTTCCTAAGTTAGCCTTATCGTAAATTTTAACAGGTTAAGCTATAAAAAAACAGACAATCATTGAAGAAAATCACAAAAAACAAAAAAGCCTTCCCCATAATTATCCCTTTCCCATCACCACTCGTTCAACACTGCATTCAGACTAGGCTGCTCCAGCCGTCAGAATGCTTGGTTATTGTACACAGTTTTTTATTCGGTTTATTCATCAGTGTTTTCTGCGTAATCTTTGTCCGTATCCAGTTTTTAAAAATTCCGATGCTTTTTCGAGATAGCTTTGTTCGATATCTTGATTTTCTTTTAGCACGTGATGAATCATTTCTTCCGCTCCAGTATTTAAATCCGTCAGATTTATTTCAAATCCGTAGTCCACAGGATGATATGCGTTTGATATAGTTATTCTCAAATTATTGTCCGAATTATTAAATTCAAATATGTCTGCTATTACAGTTCCGTTTGATTGTTCCGAGAATGTATAATTCGGTTTATCAAAATCAAATTCCGATGTCAGAAATTCAAAATGAAACCTTGTGGATATTCTGGATGATACTGACCCCTCTCCGGGGATATTGACCCCTCTAAAAGTTGGTTTGGTCCTGTGAATCCAATGGTATGACAATTTTACATTTTTTTTCTTAGACTATCACCTTTAAGTTCGATTCTGTATGATGAGTGTACCAATCTGTCAAGGATGGCGTCGGCTATCGTTTCTTCCCCGATCACCTCATACCAACTGGATACGGGCAACTGGCTTGCGATGATGGTGGATTTCTTCCCGTGCCGGTCC comes from Echinicola vietnamensis DSM 17526 and encodes:
- a CDS encoding DUF2092 domain-containing protein; amino-acid sequence: MRKLLLVICLTLPLSSYAQERKIDSVAVFILDHMSAVIGDMKSCSYNLSTSNDIPAAEISYSKEYTENEVFMQGPDKMLVHQKGQHGHRGFFYNGEFFTHYSYSENNYTTVHAPDDIVSMIDSINHQFGVEFPAADFFYPTFTDDLLTHFDTLLYLGTKYVNGKDCFHIAASNENQDVQIWIANDAMNLPVKFVIVNKQKSQAPQYEASFSSWKVNPDLPPTIFEFVPPPGARLIAILPKPH
- a CDS encoding helix-turn-helix domain-containing protein, which gives rise to MPHQLTIYATLSFVVAITAMMIAAILWWYPNVTPGQKTPKRILAVSFLVLFSWHTFQFLDATYMEQGYQYFHKTMVLLSMSLFLPLTYLYFHTLAFSSFGKSILIHLVLPAIIGIMAIHYVHNSNAITSDLPYLLVHLQMIIYWILEINLVIKLTSISKKGLIHINTHWIRWTLGFITIQSLLFFPYFLVALTGISLPPLLRPEIIGIIAGFMLSLSLFFQPFLLFGIRDIKSKDFSDKAHFNLLAKGLEKMNANLSIEEQSIERYVSKHHPYLNKDITLDHMAAQIGVSNNCIKSYLKKKGVNFEEYLNLKRILFSQNIIKEKVYHDMTLDMLAKQSGFIDRKSFISSFKKHTGYSPSDYIKHFF
- a CDS encoding helix-turn-helix domain-containing protein is translated as MNKQISLLQENILQEGTGELSTYALISIPTEVNLFIYHMVFGIYWLLQVWVIIAFIKHGDAEVKQENNHAINWLFFFCSLQFLLFYPYFLDSYNPFQMSTYANFSGIGGALCVIFSAGYLFCKPEILYGFSDVLTPIKETTVHPVKKSKMEKSGNYSSKFLSEARVIELDSKLSEHIQNNTPYLNQGYNLKDLSDDLNVPLYIISSFINKEKGLNFNDFLNKYRIEYCKEKIRKGEWKNITLEALGYDCGFSNRNSFTSAFKKWVGKTPSEFIKEYK
- the tnpA gene encoding IS66 family insertion sequence element accessory protein TnpA: MEKAKVMNLQEEMAALVKEYKSSGLTQKSFSARKGIGYPKFNYWYRKLAGEQVREPTGFLPVRTQGSSVPAEAVEVVYPNGVKLRVPSEDLSLLSNLIRLY
- the tnpB gene encoding IS66 family insertion sequence element accessory protein TnpB (TnpB, as the term is used for proteins encoded by IS66 family insertion elements, is considered an accessory protein, since TnpC, encoded by a neighboring gene, is a DDE family transposase.) produces the protein MFSLGSHHQYFLYRSPVDMRKGFNGLSGIVTNELDRDPVSGEVFVFVNRHRNLIKLLHWEKGGFVVYYKRLEKGTFLLPEDRGDGVLDWPELVLMVAGIQVEGYRQRPRYIPG
- the tnpC gene encoding IS66 family transposase; this translates as MSKPLDQLTKAELLALLQKSEQQVADRERVIAEKERILAEKEAYEKQLLAMIEKFKRMSFAQKRERFLGNKDQMALPFEPDQEQEQQQQEGFSRKVEYIRKKRPAHTGRQPLPDHLPVEEIEIHPEGDLSGMECIGKEVTEELDYIPAQYIRRRYIRYKYAPKDRYSSAGVKIGLLPERAIPKGIPGYGLLTDILTRKYLEHMPLYRQAQRFKREKIPIAPTTLEGWVKQGLEKLEPLYDCLVDDTKAMGYLMVDESTIRVLDSDNKKGACHTGYYWVYHNPLENTVLFDYRPTRSKEGPSAILENFQGYLQSDGYGVYEHYVANKQVTHLACWAHARRKFFETLVENKKAASEALGFIGKLYDVERKAKKENLSAEDRKKLRLDEALPVINKMSEWIKKQLPKALPKSGLRKALFYSANRWAELSNYLYDGKLEIDNNPVEREIRSMVVGRKNYLFAGSHKAAQRAAMIYSFFGICKLHDVNPQQWLEHALRNIMTTNHKNIRDLYPQNFNQTTRG
- a CDS encoding receptor L domain-containing protein — its product is MKKIGLILLTLIMLSCSDDTTNTEPSTIYEGNYEIRSEADLISFAKSGYTEINGNLVINYTEDIEDLKGLETLEKVNGILIRYNDELRTLEGLEGLSEIEFFTLSYNLNLKSLKGLDNLTKIISSIIIEHNASLKNLDGLNQLAEVGGDFFISHNDILENFNGIESLQNVSRFLVLNNINLIALTGLENIVTTTRFQFDSNDLLHDFCALTSFFQQHPDPDLFGARHNAYNPTVENILNKNCSE